One Melospiza melodia melodia isolate bMelMel2 chromosome 1, bMelMel2.pri, whole genome shotgun sequence genomic window carries:
- the LOC134415208 gene encoding kinesin-like protein KIF20A has translation MADEGKGRVPTEVCDVLESVSFLSVEGKASPLESTLLPNTEEQQVYEPLKVFLRVRPFSTAELESHESQGCVTIEDAQTVILNAPKESSAMKNSERGIGHAVHSFTFSQVFGPETTQSEFFEGSMKDIIRAYINGVNGLVFTYGVTNAGKTFTIQGTSKDLGILPRSLDVIFNHIRGRHYLKMNFKPYLSNDVKKLEDEQVKQEEALKTAILASLKEIYKNLQYAYLVNFGIIRQLAVFGAQGELEELSTAHIVYFLKETESFSNTIANFCDMKLDSSHCTSDNHPSNSLAEKNFFPLDIHKTNMQQRTQASVWISFCEIYNEYVYDLLSILSTSKPQRRRVLRICEDQGGNCYVKDLKWINVQSTEEGCRLLKIGNKNRSFACTRMNEQSSRSHSIFSIRLLKLTDEHQPRVLGVSELSFCDLAGSERCNKTHVFGDRLKEAGNINNSLHILGKCIAALKQNQNPKMKPSYIPFRESKLTRLFQPFFCGKGKACMIVNINQHTSTYDETLHVMKFSALARQVIQTILPKNFGYFPPKLVGGDGKPVMHFDANTSVDDFADSAETSAEEEVDITILSHEDLLRAAEDLKEKVAAERRSKLLLEVKIRKEMAEAMFRQLLETEEAWSNRLEDMKDSYEEKLESKFEMYKEAIKKHAYMCAMEQIEEHYVPIEEFLAEQEKVEDRESKILQLERQLDEQSGRLLALGSLSSDIPTSENNMERDLMDSTLKRANEGLQKQCEEKEELIKSLKFKIQKLNESLLEANEGYRKMAEENSQLKHTIMLKDQEMESLQNWAKRVLELEETVSSLQKELEERKKNFFAEESKQQKPRRGLLANLKSTVASTASSPLGKGWGKYEEALPYSRK, from the exons ATGGCAGATGAGGGGAAAGGCCGTGTTCCCACGGAAGTGTGCGATGTGTTGGAATCGGTTTCTTTTCTGAGTGTAGAGGGTAAAGCATCACCCTTGGAGTCAACACTATTGCCTAATACAGAGGAACAGCAG GTGTATGAGCCTTTGAAAGTCTTCTTGAGAGTGAGGCCCTTTTCCACAGCAGAGCTTGAAAGCCATGAATCCCAG GGCTGTGTAACTATTGAAGATGCACAGACAGTAATTCTTAATGCACCCAAAGAGTCTTCTGCAATGAAAAACAGTGAAAGAGGGATTGGTCATGCTGTGCACAGTTTCACCTTTTCTCAG GTCTTTGGACCAGAAACTACTCAGAGTGAATTTTTTGAAGGTTCAATGAAAGATATCATAAGAGCATATATTAATGGAGTGAATGGACTGGTATTTACTTATGGAGTTACAAACGCAGGCAAGACATTCACTATCCAAG ggACTTCAAAAGATCTTGGTATTTTACCTCGCTCACTTGATGTGATTTTTAACCACATAAGAGGAAGACATTACCTGAAGATGAACTTCAAACCATATTTGAGCAATGATGTTAAGAAACTAGAAGATGAACAAGTTAAGCAAGAAGAAGCCTTAAAAACTGCTATTCTTGCATCACTGAAAG aaatatataaaaatctacAGTATGCATACTTGGTGAACTTTGGAATAATAAGACAATTGGCTGTTTTTGGAGCTCAGGGTGAACTGGAAGAACTTTCTACAGCACACA TTGTTTATTTTCTCAAGGAGACAGAGAGCTTCTCAAATACAATAGCAAATTTCTGTGATATGAAGTTGGACTCTTCTCACTGTACTTCAGACAATCACCCTTCTAACTCCCTAG CAGAGAAGAACTTTTTTCCACTTGACATTCATAAGACCAATATGCAGCAAAGAACACAAGCATCTGTGTGGATTTCCTTTTGTGAAATTTACAATGAATATGTGTACGACCTATTGAGTATTTTATCTACATCAAAACCCCAGAGGCGCAGAGTTTTAAGGATTTGTGAGGACCAAGGAGGAAACTGTTACGTTAAAG ATTTGAAGTGGATTAATGTTCAGAGCACTGAAGAAGGCTGCAGACTACTAAAAATAGGAAACAAGAACCGAAGCTTTGCCTGTACTAGAATGAATGAGCAATCAAGTAGAAG TCACAGTATATTTTCCATCAGGCTACTCAAGCTAACTGATGAGCATCAGCCTCGTGTTCTTGGAGTATCAGA GTTGTCCTTCTGTGATTTGGCTGGTTCAGAGAGGTGTAATAAGACACATGTCTTTGGAGACAGACTGAAAGAAGCAGGAAATATTAATAATTCTCTTCATATCCTTGGAAAGTGCATTGCAGCACTGAAGCAAAATCAAAACCCAAA GATGAAGCCAAGCTACATTCCATTCAGAGAGAGTAAGCTGACTCGTCTGTTTCAGCCATTTTTCTGTGGGAAAGGCAAAGCTTGTATGATTGTAAACATCAATCAGCATACTTCCACATATGATGAGACACTGCATGTAATGAAATTTTCAGCTCTAGCCAGACAG GTTatccagacaatcctgcccaaaaATTTTGGTTATTTCCCACCAAAGCTAGTTGGAGGTGATGGCAAACCTGTGATGCACTTTGATGCTAACACATCGGTAGATGACTTTGCTGACAGTGCTGAAACCTCTGCAGAAGAGGAAGTGGACATCACCATTCTGAGTCATGAG gaCCTCTTGAGAGCTGCAGAGGACCTGAAGGAGAAGGTAGCTGCAGAAAGGCGCAGTAAGCTCCTCCTGGAGGTGAAGATCCGTAAGGAGATGGCCGAAGCAATGTTTCGGCAGCTGCTGGAAACAGAGGAAGCCTGGAG caaCCGCTTGGAAGACATGAAAGACAGCTATGAAGAAAAACTTGAGAGCAAATTTGAAATGTATAAAGAAGCCATTAAGAAACATGCATATATGTGTGCAATGGAACAAATTGAAGAGCATTATGTTCCCATAGAAGAATTTCTAGCTGAACAAGAGAAAGTTGAG GATAGAGAGAGCAAAATACTGCAACTGGAAAGGCAACTTGATGAGCAGTCAGGGAGGCTGTTGGCTCTGGGAAGCCTGAGCTCGGATATTCCGACTTCTGAGAATAACATGGAACGAG aTCTTATGGACAGCACATTGAAGAGAGCCAATGAAGGATTGCAGAAACAATGTGAAGAGAAGGAAGAG CTTATAAAATCTCTGAAGTTTAAAATACAGAAACTAAATGAATCCCTGCTAGAAGCTAATGAAGGCTACAGAAAAATGGCAGAAGAAAACAGTCAACTGAAGCACACAATCATGCTCAAG GACCAAGAAATGGAAAGTCTTCAGAACTGGGCTAAGCGTGTTCTTGAGCTTGAAGAAACAGTGTCTTCCCTGCAAAAGGAGCTTGAAGAACGGAAAAAGAATTTCTTCGCAGAGGAGTCAAAACAGCAGAAACCCAGGAGAGGTTTGCTGGCTAACCTGAAATCCACAGTAGCATCCACTGCTAGTTCACCTCTTGGTAAAGGCTGGGGGAAGTATGAAGAGGCTTTACCCTATTCAAGAAAATAA
- the RPS20 gene encoding small ribosomal subunit protein uS10: MAFKDTGKAPVEQEVAIHRIRITLTSRNVKSLEKVCADLIRGAKEKNLKVKGPVRMPTKTLRITTRKTPCGEGSKTWDRFQMRIHKRLIDLHSPSEIVKQITSISIEPGVEVEVTIADA; encoded by the exons GCGTTTAAAGATACTGGCAAAGCACCTGTGGAACAAGAGGTGGCGATTCATCGCATTAGAATCACTTTGACAAGTCGCAATGTAAAATCACTGGAGAAGG TCTGTGCTGACCTGATCAGAGGTGCtaaggaaaaaaacctgaaggTGAAGGGACCTGTTCGCATGCCCACCAAG ACCCTGCGGATCACTACCAGGAAGACGCCTTGTGGTGAGGGCTCCAAGACCTGGGATCGCTTCCAGATGCGTATCCACAAGCGGCTCATCGACCTGCACAGCCCTTCCGAGATCGTGAAGCAGATCACCTCCATCAGCATCGAGCCAGGCGTAGAAGTTGAAGTTACTATTGCCGATGCCTAA